Part of the Ruegeria sp. AD91A genome, GGGCAGCTGGCAGTGCGCCTGACCGAGATTGCGGATTTGCAAAACGGAATTGGCTGATGCGCTATGTGACCTGGCTGGCTTTGGTGGTCATGTTGATGCCCTCACTGGCCGCAGCTCAGGATTTGACCTTGTCTTTGGGCGAAGGCGGACCGATTTCCGCCCGAACAATCCAGCTGATTTTGCTGATCACAGTGCTGAGCATCGCTCCGGGTTTGGCGATCATGATCACCTGCTTTCCATTCCTGATCACTGTTCTTTCAATCCTGCGGCAAGGGATCGGCCTGCAACAATCTCCACCCAATATGCTGTTGGTCAGCCTGGCGTTGTTCCTGACCTATTTCATTATGGACCCGGTGTTTTCCGAAGCATGGGCCACAGGGATACGCCCGATGATCGAAGAGACGATGGAGGTGGAGTCAGCATTGGAGCGCGCGTTAGAGCCGTTCCGCGCCTTCATGGCGGCGCGACTCGATGCGGACACGTTTTATGCCATGGCAGCTTTACGTCCCGGCGGCGAGGCTATGGAGTTGTCCGCACAGGCACCGTTGTCGGTTTTGATGCCATCTTTCATGCTGTCTGAAATTGCGCGGGCGTTTCAGATCGGGTTTCTGATTTTTCTGCCGTTTCTGATCATCGATCTTGTCGTGGCTGCTGTATTGATGTCGATGGGTATGATGATGGTGCCACCGGCCATTGTATCCTTGCCATTCAAGTTGGCGTTTTTTGTGATAGCCGACGGGTGGGCTTTGATTGCGGGTGCATTGGTGCGCAGTTATATGCCGTGATCTCGACATATAGCCGAGGCGCGCTGAAAAAACAGGCGGTCAGACGACTCTGCCCCACTTTCTTCAAAGGTGGTTTTCAACGCCCAAACGTAAATGAAACGATTCAGCCGGTCTTTTTCAGGTCTTTGATCAACTGGTCCAGGTTGCCTTTGCGGGCATCCAGCATCGCGCCGATTTCGGTGCGTTCGGTCAGCAACAGGTTCACGCCTTCGATGAACATGTTGTAGAATTTTTCACGCCCCGACTTGTCCGAAACAAGGAAAGTTACGTCAAACGGGGCCGAGCCGCGCAGTTTGACTGTTGTGCGCACTTCATATCCGGCCTTGATCTTGCGGGCATTGCGCACGTTGACCTCACCGCCGATGAACTCACGGAAGCGGCGGCCATATTTGCGCGAGATATAGCTCTGAAACGCCTTGGTAAATTGCTTCAGTTGGGATGGGGTGGCTGTGCGGGCATCCGCGCCGAGGGCATAGCGTGCCATGATCGGGACGTCCGCATATTGCACGAATATCTTCTCAAAATCACGCAACATCGCTTTTTCCGACTTACCCGATTCGATAACCCGGTTGATGTCGTTGACCACGCTGCTGACCAGTGCCTTGGCCGTTGCCTCGGTCTGGGCAAACGCGGACTTGGGCAAAACGGCCAAGGCCAGACCGGCTGCGACAAAGTGACGGCGGTTCAACTCGTTATTCAGCATAGGGGTCCTCGTAGGGGTCTAAATAGGGGTCCCTGACCGGGTCTGCCCTGGTTTCGGCATAGGGGTCAGAGTACAAATCCAGATATGCGTCTTCGTCATCTCTTGTCAGTTCGAAGCGGCGGTTTTGCAGATAGATCAGGCGGGCCTGTGCATAACTGTCTGCGCTTTCATAAAGAATTGAGTCCACGGTATCCGAGAACCGACCACGATCGCCCATGCGGCGAACGACTTCGGCATAGACGCCCAGGTTGTCGGCGGGTCGGACCGGGGTAAAGTTGATCGGATTCGAGAACAGGTTGATCACGACCCCGATAGCATCCCTTTGGGTCGACGGGCCATAGAAAGGCAATTCAACATAAGCCCCTTCGCCGACACCCCAGACGTGCAGGGTCTCACCGAAATCAGTATCAACGGGCGGCAGGTTCAGCTCATCTGCGGGCGCGGACAGGCCAAAGCCGCCCACGGTCATGTTGATCACAAAGCGCAGCAGCGCATTGCCCATCTGTTTCGGGTTGCCCTGAAGCAGGTAGTCGACCGCCTGTCCGGGCAGCGAGATATTTTCGGCGAATGTGCTGAAACTGGTAACCATAGGATCGGGAACGATCTTGACGTACCCTTTGGAAGCAGGTCGAAACAGAAACCGGTCAACGCCCAAATTGAACTTATGAATACCCCGGTTCGCGTTTTCATAGGGGTCAAACACGTCATTGCGTGAGGCGTCGTCGGGAGGCGTGGTTGCACAGGCGGACAGAATGGCCATGAGCGACAGTACAACCAGGTGTTTCAGGCGAAATCTGCTCGACACGATCTTTGCTTCTCCCAAATGCCCGGCATCCGTTCTGTCGGGCCAACAATCACAATTCACCAATACTTACACGCCGGTAAGGCACAAGTTCTTGTCACATAGTCGTTTCAGATCTCAAATGAAACACCTAGCGTGTAACCTGTCCGTCAGGTCCGGGTAAAGCAATTGAGTATCTACAAGTCATAATAAGTAAAGATATGCTCAGATCGCGTGCAAGCCGGAAATTGCCGTATTCCGTCTTTCCACGGCTGTGCTTCCCGGTTAGCGTCCGGCAGAGTCAATCAGGGAAGGACCCTCTCAATGAGCATCGCTGCAAAACTGGAAAGCCTCGGTGTCACACTGGGCGACGCACCGGCGCCGGCGGCAAATTATGTGCCTTTCGTACGTGTGGGCAATATCGTGTATGTGTCCGGCCAGATATCGAAAACGGATGAGCTGATCACTGGCAAGCTGGGCGACGACATGGATGTCGAAGCCGGAGCCGCTGCGGCGCGTGTCTGCGCGATCAATCTGCTGGCACAGGTCAAGGCGGCCTGTGGCGGAGATATCGACAAACTGGTGCGTGTCATCAAACTGACCGGTTTCGTGAACTCGACCGCAGATTTCACCGCACAGCCGCAAGTGATCAACGGCGCATCCGACTTCCTGGTCGAAGCGCTGGGCGACGCCGGTCGCCACTCGCGTTCCGCCGTTAGCGCTGCGTCACTGCCTTTGGGCGTGGCAGTTGAGATCGAAGGTATATTCGAGATCGAATGATACCGCCCCTGCCAGCTGCGTTTCTGCAGGCCCCAATTGCCCATCGGGCGTTGCACGACGTCTCGAATAACCGTCCGGAAAACAGCCGGGCGGCCATTCGTGCTGCCATTGATGCCGGTTACGGGATTGAGATTGATCTTCAACTTACAGCTGATGATCGTGCCGTGGTATTTCATGACTATGATATGGCGCGTCTGACCGGTCAGTCCGGGCCGGTCCGGCAGGTGTCGGCGGTTGCGGCGTCCAATACCACTCTTCTGTATGGCGAGGACGGCATTCCAACGCTGGATGATGTGCTGGAAATCGTGGCAGGCCAGGTGCCGCTGCTGATCGAGTTGAAGGATCAGGACGGCGTTATGGGTATGAATATCGGTGCCCTCGAGCACGACACCGTGCGCGCATTGCAGGGGTACGAAGGTCCGGTGGCGCTGATGTCCTTCAATCCCAACTCGGTTGCGGAGCTGGCGCGGCTGGCCCCGCATCTGCCGCGCGGCATCGCAACTTGCGCCTATGAGCCCAGTGTCGAACTGTTGCCGCAAGACGTGTGTGATCACTTGCGCGATATTCCGGATTTCGATCGTGTCGGGGCCGGTTTCATCAGCCATGAGGCCGCTGACCTGTCCCGCGCACGTGTGGTTGAACTGAAGGCGCAGGGCGTGCCGATCCTGTGCTGGACTGTTCGGACGCCTGAACAAGAGGCAGAGGCCCGCATGGTTGCCGACAATGTGACCTTCGAAGGGTATCTGGCTGCGCATTCAGCTTGAACCTTGGCGCCTCGGTCACAGATAAAGGGCTGGCGCGGAGGGTACATGGATCAGGCTCAAATCGAAGTTCAGGTACTTGGGTCACTGTCGCAGATTTCAGCGACCGAGTGGGATGCCTGCGCTTGCCCTGAGGCCGCCGATGGTGGACGGCCCCTTGATCCCTTCACCACGCATCGCTTTTTGCTGGCGCTTGAGGAAAGCGGCTCGGTCGGGCGTGGCACGGGTTGGCAGCCGCAATACCTGACGGCCTTTCTTGACGGGATCCTGATCGCAGCGGCCCCGATGTATGCCAAATCGCACAGCCAGGGCGAGTACATCTTTGACCACAGCTGGGCCCATGCCTATGAAAGCGCAGGCGGGCGGTATTATCCGAAACTGCAAATTGCGGTGCCGTTCACACCCGCAACGGGGCGTCGGTTTCTGGTGCGCCCGGGCTACGAGCGAATCGGAATGTCGGCTTTGGTGCAGGGTGCCGTTCAACTGGCGGCTGACAACCAGGTGTCATCGGTTCACGCGACCTTCTGCACAGAAGAGGAAGCATTGGCGGGGGAGCAGATGGGTCTTATGCTGCGCAGCTCGCAACAGTTTCACTGGCTGAATGATGGCTATGCTGATTTCGATGAATTCCTCTCCGCCTTGTCGTCACGCAAGCGCAAGAATATTCGCAAGGAACGGGCGCAGGCCCATGGCTTTGGCGGTGAAATCCATACATTGACAGGCGATGACCTGCGTCCGGAACACTGGGATGCTTTTTGGCGGTTCTATCAGGATACCGGGGCCCGAAAATGGGGATCACCCTATCTGACGCGCCGGTTTTTTGACATCGCACAAGAGACGATGGCGAATGATATGGCGCTGGTTTTGGCTGAACGGGATGGGCATGCCATTGCGGGTGCGCTGAACTTCATAGGCCGCGAAACGCTTTTTGGGCGGTACTGGGGCTGCATTGAACATCATGCCTGCCTGCATTTCGAGCTGTGCTACTATAGGGCGATAGATTTTGCCATTGCCCACGGTCTGGCCCGGGTGGAAGCGGGCGCTCAGGGTGAACACAAGCTGGCACGCGGCTATTTACCGACGCGCACGCATAGCTTGCACTGGGTCGGTGATCCGGGTTTTGCCGATGCGATCAAAAAATATCTGGACGCCGAAGGCCGCGCAGTGGGAGAAGAGATCGAGATTCTGACGGATTACGGCCCGTTCAGGAAATCGAACCCGGAGGAACAGCAATGACTGAACTTTTGTCCGCCGAGACCCGTGGCCCGCTGCTGGGCCCGCTGTTCAAAAACGGCTGGACCATGGTCGAAGGCCGCGACGCGATCACCAAGACCTTCATTTTCGACAACTTCGTGCACGCATTTGGCTGGATGACGCAAGTGGCGATCTGGGCCGAGAAATGGAACCACCACCCAGAATGGTCCAACGTCTACCGCACAGTCGAGGTGGTCCTGTCCACCCATGACGTAGGTGGCCTGTCGTCACTGGACGCCAAGCTGGCTCGAAAGATGGACAGTCTGTGCTAACGGTCGTTGCCTGAACCTTGGCCACCGGCCAGGGACGCGGCTGTGCCCATCTGCTTGAATTCCGCAGGCGTCACGGTGCCTTCGCTGACATCAATGGATCTTGGGATGCCCGTGGTCTTGTTCCCGATCTGGCGCACACTGCGCGCTGATGGGTTGATATCCAGACACCGGTTTTCGTAGCAGGTCAGGCCAGACAGATTGATCTGAATGCGGGCCTGCCCGTCCGGCCCCGTCACGACCGGAGCCTGCGGCGCATCGCAGGCCGCGACCAGCGCCAAAGCGCCCATTCCAATCCATCTTTTCATACCAAGCTCCTTGAAAACGGGCTTAGTCCAGTTGACCATTGCCGTTCTGATCTGCCGCGCCGAAATCTTCATTCATCTGTGCATCATATTCCGATCTTGAGATAAAGCTGTCCTTGTTGCGGTCAACATTCTGGAACTGCTTTATGTCCAGAAACGGTTTGGCCTCGGCCTGACCCAATGTGCCGTTCTTGTCTTCGTCCATGGCCTGAAACGCATAGTCCGAAAAAACGTCGAATTCGTCTTTGGACAGGAACCCGTCATTGTTTGCGTCGATGGCGTTCAATTCTTTTTCATGCAGTTCAGCCACGGTTTCGGCATTGGTCGCCGAGGCCAAAAATGCAGCCGTGAATACAAAAATCGCCTGTTTCATTTCCAATCTCCTCAGCATGCAAATCTTTGGCCTTCGAAGCCACCGGCGGCGGCGCCGGCTGCTGTCAGGATCGTCTTGCCCGATCCGCCGCCGAACTGGTTGCCGATTGCACCGCCGATCAAGGCGCCGCCCAATGTGCCGCCAAGGCAGGCAATCTCGTGCTGTCGTGCAGCTTGCTGTTGCGGGGTTGGGGCCGGTCCGCAGGCTGCCAGAAGGGCCGCGCCGGTCAGGAAGGATAAAAACAACTTAAGTTTCATAAAAAAGCTCCCCAAATTATGCGTCGAGTATTCGCGCATTGGGGCGCTGCTTCAAGTTAAATTGGGTTCACGCGGCCCCGGGCAAACCGGAGCCGGCCAAATTCAGATCACCTCCACCAGGCCTTCACCCGCTGAGATCTCGCAGGCACCGGGGTTTTCTTCCAGATTCAGGGCCGTGACCTTACCGTCCTCGACCAGCATCGCATACCGTTTGGAGCGTGCGAACAAACCCACAGGCGGGGCGTCGAAATCCATGCCGATGGCCTTGGTGAATTCTGAAACCGCGTCTGAGACCATGGTCAATCCCGCTGCGGTCGCGCCGGTGGATTCACCCCAGGCCTGCATGACGAACGGGTCGTTGACCGACAGGCACATGATCTCTTCAACGCCCTTGTCGTCGAACTGTTTTTTTGTACGGATGAAGCTTGGCACATGTGCGGTGGTGCACGTACCGGTATATGCGCCGGGAACAGCGAAAATGACAACCTTGCGTCCTTTGGTCTTGTCTGAAATCCGAACCTCTTCCGGCCCGTTTGCCCCCATCTGGATCAGTGTGGCCTCGGGTAGGGTGTCTCCTGTTGAAATCATTTCTTAGCTCCTGTCGTTTGGATTTGCAGAATTGGGCTTAAGCGCAATATAGGTGGTCCAATCAGAGAGACCACGGGAAAACTGCAGGGTGGGCAAAGCATGAGCCATATTGTCGTGATTGGCGCAGGGCAAGCGGGCGCGTCTTTGGTGGCGCGGCTGCGCAAGGACGGGTTCGGCGGAGAGATTACTCTGATCGGGGCCGAGCCGCATCTGCCATATCAGCGCCCGCCATTGTCTAAGGCCTATCTTCTTGGAGAGATGGAGCTGGAGCGCCTGTTCCTGCGCCCCGAAAGCTTCTACGTCGAAAACAACATCACTTTGCGCCTTGACCAGCGCGTGACCGGCATCGATCCCAAGGCCAAAACGGTTACTCTTGGGGATGAGGTCATCCCGTATGACGAACTGGCGCTGACCACCGGGTCAGATCCGCGCCGCCTGCCTGCTGCCATCGGAGGCGATCTGGACGGTGTCCACGTGGTGCGCGACCTGGCCCATATTGACGAGATGGAACCCAAAGTGACCCAAGGCGCCCGCGCGCTGATCGTGGGTGGCGGTTACATCGGGCTCGAGGCCGCCGCTGTCTGCGCCAAGCGGGGCGTCAAGGTCACTCTGGTCGAGATGGCCGACCGCATCCTGCAACGGGTTGCAGCACCCGAAACCAGCGACTATTTCCGCGCGCTGCACAGCAAATATGGTGCCGACATTCGCGAAGGCGTCGGGCTCGATCGGCTGATCGGCGAAAACGGCAAGGTTGTGGGGGCAGTGTTGACCGACGGCACAAAGCTGGAGGTGGGTTTTGTTGTGGTCGGTGTGGG contains:
- the fliP gene encoding flagellar type III secretion system pore protein FliP (The bacterial flagellar biogenesis protein FliP forms a type III secretion system (T3SS)-type pore required for flagellar assembly.), which encodes MRYVTWLALVVMLMPSLAAAQDLTLSLGEGGPISARTIQLILLITVLSIAPGLAIMITCFPFLITVLSILRQGIGLQQSPPNMLLVSLALFLTYFIMDPVFSEAWATGIRPMIEETMEVESALERALEPFRAFMAARLDADTFYAMAALRPGGEAMELSAQAPLSVLMPSFMLSEIARAFQIGFLIFLPFLIIDLVVAAVLMSMGMMMVPPAIVSLPFKLAFFVIADGWALIAGALVRSYMP
- a CDS encoding phospholipid-binding protein MlaC, with the translated sequence MLNNELNRRHFVAAGLALAVLPKSAFAQTEATAKALVSSVVNDINRVIESGKSEKAMLRDFEKIFVQYADVPIMARYALGADARTATPSQLKQFTKAFQSYISRKYGRRFREFIGGEVNVRNARKIKAGYEVRTTVKLRGSAPFDVTFLVSDKSGREKFYNMFIEGVNLLLTERTEIGAMLDARKGNLDQLIKDLKKTG
- a CDS encoding VacJ family lipoprotein yields the protein MAILSACATTPPDDASRNDVFDPYENANRGIHKFNLGVDRFLFRPASKGYVKIVPDPMVTSFSTFAENISLPGQAVDYLLQGNPKQMGNALLRFVINMTVGGFGLSAPADELNLPPVDTDFGETLHVWGVGEGAYVELPFYGPSTQRDAIGVVINLFSNPINFTPVRPADNLGVYAEVVRRMGDRGRFSDTVDSILYESADSYAQARLIYLQNRRFELTRDDEDAYLDLYSDPYAETRADPVRDPYLDPYEDPYAE
- a CDS encoding RidA family protein, with amino-acid sequence MSIAAKLESLGVTLGDAPAPAANYVPFVRVGNIVYVSGQISKTDELITGKLGDDMDVEAGAAAARVCAINLLAQVKAACGGDIDKLVRVIKLTGFVNSTADFTAQPQVINGASDFLVEALGDAGRHSRSAVSAASLPLGVAVEIEGIFEIE
- a CDS encoding glycerophosphodiester phosphodiesterase family protein; this encodes MIPPLPAAFLQAPIAHRALHDVSNNRPENSRAAIRAAIDAGYGIEIDLQLTADDRAVVFHDYDMARLTGQSGPVRQVSAVAASNTTLLYGEDGIPTLDDVLEIVAGQVPLLIELKDQDGVMGMNIGALEHDTVRALQGYEGPVALMSFNPNSVAELARLAPHLPRGIATCAYEPSVELLPQDVCDHLRDIPDFDRVGAGFISHEAADLSRARVVELKAQGVPILCWTVRTPEQEAEARMVADNVTFEGYLAAHSA
- a CDS encoding GNAT family N-acetyltransferase gives rise to the protein MDQAQIEVQVLGSLSQISATEWDACACPEAADGGRPLDPFTTHRFLLALEESGSVGRGTGWQPQYLTAFLDGILIAAAPMYAKSHSQGEYIFDHSWAHAYESAGGRYYPKLQIAVPFTPATGRRFLVRPGYERIGMSALVQGAVQLAADNQVSSVHATFCTEEEALAGEQMGLMLRSSQQFHWLNDGYADFDEFLSALSSRKRKNIRKERAQAHGFGGEIHTLTGDDLRPEHWDAFWRFYQDTGARKWGSPYLTRRFFDIAQETMANDMALVLAERDGHAIAGALNFIGRETLFGRYWGCIEHHACLHFELCYYRAIDFAIAHGLARVEAGAQGEHKLARGYLPTRTHSLHWVGDPGFADAIKKYLDAEGRAVGEEIEILTDYGPFRKSNPEEQQ
- a CDS encoding 4a-hydroxytetrahydrobiopterin dehydratase, with translation MTELLSAETRGPLLGPLFKNGWTMVEGRDAITKTFIFDNFVHAFGWMTQVAIWAEKWNHHPEWSNVYRTVEVVLSTHDVGGLSSLDAKLARKMDSLC
- a CDS encoding glycine zipper 2TM domain-containing protein, which gives rise to MKLKLFLSFLTGAALLAACGPAPTPQQQAARQHEIACLGGTLGGALIGGAIGNQFGGGSGKTILTAAGAAAGGFEGQRFAC
- a CDS encoding peroxiredoxin, producing the protein MISTGDTLPEATLIQMGANGPEEVRISDKTKGRKVVIFAVPGAYTGTCTTAHVPSFIRTKKQFDDKGVEEIMCLSVNDPFVMQAWGESTGATAAGLTMVSDAVSEFTKAIGMDFDAPPVGLFARSKRYAMLVEDGKVTALNLEENPGACEISAGEGLVEVI
- a CDS encoding NAD(P)/FAD-dependent oxidoreductase; protein product: MSHIVVIGAGQAGASLVARLRKDGFGGEITLIGAEPHLPYQRPPLSKAYLLGEMELERLFLRPESFYVENNITLRLDQRVTGIDPKAKTVTLGDEVIPYDELALTTGSDPRRLPAAIGGDLDGVHVVRDLAHIDEMEPKVTQGARALIVGGGYIGLEAAAVCAKRGVKVTLVEMADRILQRVAAPETSDYFRALHSKYGADIREGVGLDRLIGENGKVVGAVLTDGTKLEVGFVVVGVGIEPSTQLAEMAGLELDNGIKTDAHGRTSDPSIWAAGDCASFPHGESRIRLESVPNAIDQAEIVAQNMLGAAKVYVATPWFWSDQYDVKLQIAGLNTGYDRVVTRGGEGQTMSFWYYKGDRLIAVDAMNDPRAYMVGKRLIEMGKTADPEVVADPNADLKPLLKA